A DNA window from Deltaproteobacteria bacterium contains the following coding sequences:
- a CDS encoding NADH-quinone oxidoreductase subunit C, whose translation MTAKEIFERVNELCPGAATDLDEECLDPFFKINAANLKEVCLALRDDGALKFSVLSDLTAVDLPTENVIQVVYHLYSYEPPQQIVIKADVDRDAARIATVEDVWKVANWFEREVFDLFGVVFEGHSDLRRILLPEDWVGYPLRKDFVEQEEYDGISTEREPLVPENMR comes from the coding sequence ATGACGGCAAAAGAGATATTCGAGCGCGTGAACGAGCTTTGCCCCGGGGCCGCCACGGACCTTGACGAAGAGTGTCTGGACCCGTTCTTCAAGATCAACGCGGCCAACCTCAAGGAAGTGTGCCTGGCGTTGCGGGACGACGGGGCGCTCAAGTTCAGCGTGCTTTCCGACCTGACGGCGGTGGATCTCCCCACCGAGAACGTCATCCAGGTGGTCTACCACCTGTACTCGTACGAGCCTCCGCAACAGATTGTGATCAAGGCCGACGTGGACCGGGACGCGGCCCGGATCGCGACGGTGGAGGACGTCTGGAAGGTCGCCAACTGGTTCGAGCGGGAAGTGTTCGATCTCTTCGGAGTCGTCTTCGAAGGGCACTCGGACCTTCGCCGTATCCTGCTGCCGGAGGACTGGGTGGGCTATCCCCTGCGCAAGGACTTCGTGGAGCAGGAAGAGTACGACGGCATCAGCACAGAACGCGAGCCGCTGGTTCCGGAGAACATGCGCTAG
- a CDS encoding NADH-quinone oxidoreductase subunit A — protein MLFDFASVLVFTLLGAAFVWVNLLIGRLLRPSNPQLRKLSTYECGEPASGSAWVNFNVRFYFIALIFIIFEVEIAFIFPVAVVFRDWLQNDAGLFAFGAIAVFTLIVFLGLIYDWCKGDLEWVKN, from the coding sequence ATGCTTTTTGACTTCGCCAGCGTGCTGGTATTCACGTTGTTGGGTGCGGCCTTCGTCTGGGTGAACCTGTTGATCGGTCGCCTGTTGCGGCCTTCCAACCCACAGCTCCGCAAGCTCTCCACCTATGAGTGCGGCGAGCCTGCCTCCGGGAGCGCGTGGGTCAACTTCAACGTCCGGTTCTACTTCATCGCCCTGATCTTCATCATCTTCGAGGTGGAGATTGCCTTCATCTTCCCGGTGGCGGTCGTGTTCCGCGACTGGCTTCAGAACGACGCGGGACTGTTCGCGTTCGGCGCCATCGCCGTCTTCACCCTCATCGTGTTCCTGGGCCTCATCTACGACTGGTGCAAGGGCGACCTGGAGTGGGTGAAGAACTAG